One part of the Arabidopsis thaliana chromosome 1 sequence genome encodes these proteins:
- a CDS encoding Sec14p-like phosphatidylinositol transfer family protein (Sec14p-like phosphatidylinositol transfer family protein; FUNCTIONS IN: phosphatidylinositol transporter activity, transporter activity; INVOLVED IN: transport; LOCATED IN: plasma membrane; EXPRESSED IN: 20 plant structures; EXPRESSED DURING: 15 growth stages; CONTAINS InterPro DOMAIN/s: Cellular retinaldehyde-binding/triple function, C-terminal (InterPro:IPR001251), Cellular retinaldehyde-binding/triple function, N-terminal (InterPro:IPR008273), Cellular retinaldehyde binding/alpha-tocopherol transport (InterPro:IPR001071), Phosphatidylinositol transfer protein-like, N-terminal (InterPro:IPR011074); BEST Arabidopsis thaliana protein match is: Sec14p-like phosphatidylinositol transfer family protein (TAIR:AT1G75370.1); Has 2627 Blast hits to 2615 proteins in 230 species: Archae - 0; Bacteria - 0; Metazoa - 801; Fungi - 541; Plants - 877; Viruses - 0; Other Eukaryotes - 408 (source: NCBI BLink).): protein MSGPLDRFTSPCFSNNGEKREKKSDFEVSEDEKKTRIGGILKKKSSKSKFRHSLKRRGSRSIDRTLSLTFEDIHDAEELRYVSEFRQSLISDHLLPPNLDDYHIMLRFLFARKFDLGKAKLMWTNMIQWRRDFGTDTILEDFEFPELDEVLRYYPQGYHGVDKEGRPVYIERLGKVDASKLMQVTTLERYLRYHVKEFEKTITVKFPACCIAAKRHIDSSTTILDVQGLGLKNFTKTARDLIIQLQKIDSDNYPETLHRMFIINAGSGFKLLWGTVKSFLDPKTVSKIHVLGNKYQNKLLEMIDASQLPDFFGGTCTCADQGGCMRSDKGPWKDSEILKMGRSGGTFCRHAGAFLSSDSQISSSDKPTYSLKVSDTSTAKSGSELEEMASPKTNTNNHVPKLTPVSEYANGNISPTVLSEYEECVPMVDKVVDVAWQLQEMPNASEGPQYTSSLGKIGSVRHIWSWLTAFFISFFTLLASLALPQTKEHSQLHSSSVRAELCDERIARESRPPSPPRSTITERVIISSVLSRLGDLEKQIENLHSRKSEMPHEKEELLNAAVYRVDALEAELITTKKALHEALIRQEELLGYIDRQKEAKCRRKKFCW, encoded by the exons ATGTCGGGTCCCCTAGATCGATTCACAAGCCCAT GTTTCTCCAACAATGgtgagaaaagagaaaagaagtcAGATTTCGAAGTTTCGGAGGATGAGAAGAAAACTAGAATTGGTGGAATTCTTAAGAAGAAATCATCCAAAAGCAAATTCAGACATTCCCTGAAGAGGAGAGGGAGCAGAAGCATTGACCGGACTCTTTCGCTTACCTTTGAAGACATACATGATGCTGAAGAATTAAGATATGTCTCTGAATTCCGACAATCACTTATCTCTGATCATTTACTGCCTCCAAACCTTGATGATTATCACATCATGTTGAG ATTCCTCTTCGCTAGGAAATTTGATCTAGGAAAAGCAAAGTTAATGTGGACTAACATGATCCAATGGAGAAGGGATTTTGGCACAGACACAATCTTGGAG GACTTTGAGTTTCCTGAGTTGGATGAGGTTCTCAGGTACTACCCTCAGGGATATCATGGTGTTGATAAGGAAGGAAGACCTGTTTACATCGAAAGATTAGGAAAAGTCGACGCAAGCAAACTCATGCAAGTCACTACATTGGAAAGGTACCTGAGGTATCATGTTAAAGAGTTTGAGAAGACTATCACTGTCAAGTTTCCTGCTTGCTGCATTGCTGCTAAGAGACACATTGACTCCAGTACAACAATCCTAGATGTCCAAGGCCTG GGCTTGAAAAATTTCACTAAAACTGCTCGGGATCTTATAATCCAGTTGCAAAAGATTGATAGTGATAACTACCCTGAG ACACTTCACCGTATGTTTATCATCAATGCCGGTTCTGGTTTTAAGCTACTTTGGGGCACGGTGAAATCGTTTCTTGATCCAAAGACTGTCTCCAAAATACAT GTCCTTGGGAACAAGTACCAGAACAAATTACTTGAGATGATTGATGCAAG CCAGCTGCCAGATTTTTTCGGTGGTACTTGCACTTGTGCAGATCAGGGAGGTTGTATGAGATCTGATAAAGGGCCCTGGAAAGACTCTGAGATACTAAAG ATGGGCCGCAGTGGTGGGACGTTCTGTAGGCATGCTGGTGCTTTCCTAAGCAGTGATTCCCAAATATCTTCATCGGATAAGCCAACTTATTCG TTGAAAGTTAGTGACACCTCAACAGCAAAGTCAGGGTCTGAATTGGAAGAGATGGCTTCACCGAAAACAAATACGAACAATCATGTACCCAAGTTAACTCCTGTTTCTGAATAT GCCAATGGTAACATAAGTCCTACTGTTTTATCTGAGTATGAAGAATGTGTACCAATGGTGGACAAAGTTGTGGATGTTGCTTGGCAGCTCCAAGAGATGCCAAATGCTTCCGAAG GTCCGCAATATACATCAAGTTTGGGAAAAATAGGATCGGTTCGTCATATCTGGAGTTGGCTAACTGCGTTCTTCATAAGCTTTTTCACACTCCTTGCGTCTCTGGCTCTGCCACAGACTAAAGAACACTCACAGTTGCATTCTTCAAGCGTTAGAGCTGAGCTGTGTGATGAACGAATTGCAAGGGAATCTCGTCCTCCTTCGCCTCCTCGTTCAACTATCACTGAAAGAGTTAtcatttcctctgttttaagCAGACTAGGCGATCTTGAGAAACAGATAGAAAATCTTCACTCAAGGAAATCCGAGATGCCTCACGAGAAAGAGGAGTTGCTGAATGCTGCTGTATATCGTGTGGATGCACTAGAAGCAGAGCTCATCACCACGAAGAAG
- a CDS encoding Sec14p-like phosphatidylinositol transfer family protein (Sec14p-like phosphatidylinositol transfer family protein; FUNCTIONS IN: phosphatidylinositol transporter activity, transporter activity; INVOLVED IN: transport; LOCATED IN: plasma membrane; EXPRESSED IN: 20 plant structures; EXPRESSED DURING: 15 growth stages; CONTAINS InterPro DOMAIN/s: Cellular retinaldehyde-binding/triple function, C-terminal (InterPro:IPR001251), Cellular retinaldehyde binding/alpha-tocopherol transport (InterPro:IPR001071), Phosphatidylinositol transfer protein-like, N-terminal (InterPro:IPR011074); BEST Arabidopsis thaliana protein match is: Sec14p-like phosphatidylinositol transfer family protein (TAIR:AT1G75370.1); Has 30201 Blast hits to 17322 proteins in 780 species: Archae - 12; Bacteria - 1396; Metazoa - 17338; Fungi - 3422; Plants - 5037; Viruses - 0; Other Eukaryotes - 2996 (source: NCBI BLink).), with product MFWRSFICFITCSSIIRYEVEREHCLFHDFSSLCRFLFARKFDLGKAKLMWTNMIQWRRDFGTDTILEDFEFPELDEVLRYYPQGYHGVDKEGRPVYIERLGKVDASKLMQVTTLERYLRYHVKEFEKTITVKFPACCIAAKRHIDSSTTILDVQGLGLKNFTKTARDLIIQLQKIDSDNYPETLHRMFIINAGSGFKLLWGTVKSFLDPKTVSKIHVLGNKYQNKLLEMIDASQLPDFFGGTCTCADQGGCMRSDKGPWKDSEILKMGRSGGTFCRHAGAFLSSDSQISSSDKPTYSLKVSDTSTAKSGSELEEMASPKTNTNNHVPKLTPVSEYANGNISPTVLSEYEECVPMVDKVVDVAWQLQEMPNASEGPQYTSSLGKIGSVRHIWSWLTAFFISFFTLLASLALPQTKEHSQLHSSSVRAELCDERIARESRPPSPPRSTITERVIISSVLSRLGDLEKQIENLHSRKSEMPHEKEELLNAAVYRVDALEAELITTKKALHEALIRQEELLGYIDRQKEAKCRRKKFCW from the exons ATGTTTTGGAGATCATTCATATGTTTCATCACATGCTCAAGTATTATTCGATATGAAGTAGAGAGAGAACATTGTTTGTTtcatgatttttcttctttatgcAGATTCCTCTTCGCTAGGAAATTTGATCTAGGAAAAGCAAAGTTAATGTGGACTAACATGATCCAATGGAGAAGGGATTTTGGCACAGACACAATCTTGGAG GACTTTGAGTTTCCTGAGTTGGATGAGGTTCTCAGGTACTACCCTCAGGGATATCATGGTGTTGATAAGGAAGGAAGACCTGTTTACATCGAAAGATTAGGAAAAGTCGACGCAAGCAAACTCATGCAAGTCACTACATTGGAAAGGTACCTGAGGTATCATGTTAAAGAGTTTGAGAAGACTATCACTGTCAAGTTTCCTGCTTGCTGCATTGCTGCTAAGAGACACATTGACTCCAGTACAACAATCCTAGATGTCCAAGGCCTG GGCTTGAAAAATTTCACTAAAACTGCTCGGGATCTTATAATCCAGTTGCAAAAGATTGATAGTGATAACTACCCTGAG ACACTTCACCGTATGTTTATCATCAATGCCGGTTCTGGTTTTAAGCTACTTTGGGGCACGGTGAAATCGTTTCTTGATCCAAAGACTGTCTCCAAAATACAT GTCCTTGGGAACAAGTACCAGAACAAATTACTTGAGATGATTGATGCAAG CCAGCTGCCAGATTTTTTCGGTGGTACTTGCACTTGTGCAGATCAGGGAGGTTGTATGAGATCTGATAAAGGGCCCTGGAAAGACTCTGAGATACTAAAG ATGGGCCGCAGTGGTGGGACGTTCTGTAGGCATGCTGGTGCTTTCCTAAGCAGTGATTCCCAAATATCTTCATCGGATAAGCCAACTTATTCG TTGAAAGTTAGTGACACCTCAACAGCAAAGTCAGGGTCTGAATTGGAAGAGATGGCTTCACCGAAAACAAATACGAACAATCATGTACCCAAGTTAACTCCTGTTTCTGAATAT GCCAATGGTAACATAAGTCCTACTGTTTTATCTGAGTATGAAGAATGTGTACCAATGGTGGACAAAGTTGTGGATGTTGCTTGGCAGCTCCAAGAGATGCCAAATGCTTCCGAAG GTCCGCAATATACATCAAGTTTGGGAAAAATAGGATCGGTTCGTCATATCTGGAGTTGGCTAACTGCGTTCTTCATAAGCTTTTTCACACTCCTTGCGTCTCTGGCTCTGCCACAGACTAAAGAACACTCACAGTTGCATTCTTCAAGCGTTAGAGCTGAGCTGTGTGATGAACGAATTGCAAGGGAATCTCGTCCTCCTTCGCCTCCTCGTTCAACTATCACTGAAAGAGTTAtcatttcctctgttttaagCAGACTAGGCGATCTTGAGAAACAGATAGAAAATCTTCACTCAAGGAAATCCGAGATGCCTCACGAGAAAGAGGAGTTGCTGAATGCTGCTGTATATCGTGTGGATGCACTAGAAGCAGAGCTCATCACCACGAAGAAG
- a CDS encoding Sec14p-like phosphatidylinositol transfer family protein, with the protein MSGPLDRFTSPCFSNNGEKREKKSDFEVSEDEKKTRIGGILKKKSSKSKFRHSLKRRGSRSIDRTLSLTFEDIHDAEELRYVSEFRQSLISDHLLPPNLDDYHIMLRFLFARKFDLGKAKLMWTNMIQWRRDFGTDTILEDFEFPELDEVLRYYPQGYHGVDKEGRPVYIERLGKVDASKLMQVTTLERYLRYHVKEFEKTITVKFPACCIAAKRHIDSSTTILDVQGLGLKNFTKTARDLIIQLQKIDSDNYPETLHRMFIINAGSGFKLLWGTVKSFLDPKTVSKIHVLGNKYQNKLLEMIDASQLPDFFGGTCTCADQGGCMRSDKGPWKDSEILKMGRSGGTFCRHAGAFLSSDSQISSSDKPTYSLKVSDTSTAKSGSELEEMASPKTNTNNHVPKLTPVSEYNVYQWWTKLWMLLGSSKRCQMLPKVRNIHQVWEK; encoded by the exons ATGTCGGGTCCCCTAGATCGATTCACAAGCCCAT GTTTCTCCAACAATGgtgagaaaagagaaaagaagtcAGATTTCGAAGTTTCGGAGGATGAGAAGAAAACTAGAATTGGTGGAATTCTTAAGAAGAAATCATCCAAAAGCAAATTCAGACATTCCCTGAAGAGGAGAGGGAGCAGAAGCATTGACCGGACTCTTTCGCTTACCTTTGAAGACATACATGATGCTGAAGAATTAAGATATGTCTCTGAATTCCGACAATCACTTATCTCTGATCATTTACTGCCTCCAAACCTTGATGATTATCACATCATGTTGAG ATTCCTCTTCGCTAGGAAATTTGATCTAGGAAAAGCAAAGTTAATGTGGACTAACATGATCCAATGGAGAAGGGATTTTGGCACAGACACAATCTTGGAG GACTTTGAGTTTCCTGAGTTGGATGAGGTTCTCAGGTACTACCCTCAGGGATATCATGGTGTTGATAAGGAAGGAAGACCTGTTTACATCGAAAGATTAGGAAAAGTCGACGCAAGCAAACTCATGCAAGTCACTACATTGGAAAGGTACCTGAGGTATCATGTTAAAGAGTTTGAGAAGACTATCACTGTCAAGTTTCCTGCTTGCTGCATTGCTGCTAAGAGACACATTGACTCCAGTACAACAATCCTAGATGTCCAAGGCCTG GGCTTGAAAAATTTCACTAAAACTGCTCGGGATCTTATAATCCAGTTGCAAAAGATTGATAGTGATAACTACCCTGAG ACACTTCACCGTATGTTTATCATCAATGCCGGTTCTGGTTTTAAGCTACTTTGGGGCACGGTGAAATCGTTTCTTGATCCAAAGACTGTCTCCAAAATACAT GTCCTTGGGAACAAGTACCAGAACAAATTACTTGAGATGATTGATGCAAG CCAGCTGCCAGATTTTTTCGGTGGTACTTGCACTTGTGCAGATCAGGGAGGTTGTATGAGATCTGATAAAGGGCCCTGGAAAGACTCTGAGATACTAAAG ATGGGCCGCAGTGGTGGGACGTTCTGTAGGCATGCTGGTGCTTTCCTAAGCAGTGATTCCCAAATATCTTCATCGGATAAGCCAACTTATTCG TTGAAAGTTAGTGACACCTCAACAGCAAAGTCAGGGTCTGAATTGGAAGAGATGGCTTCACCGAAAACAAATACGAACAATCATGTACCCAAGTTAACTCCTGTTTCTGAATAT AATGTGTACCAATGGTGGACAAAGTTGTGGATGTTGCTTGGCAGCTCCAAGAGATGCCAAATGCTTCCGAAG GTCCGCAATATACATCAAGTTTGGGAAAAATAG
- a CDS encoding Wound-responsive family protein (Wound-responsive family protein; FUNCTIONS IN: DNA binding, nuclease activity; INVOLVED IN: response to wounding, nucleotide-excision repair; EXPRESSED IN: ovule; CONTAINS InterPro DOMAIN/s: Protein of unknown function DUF151 (InterPro:IPR003729), UvrB/UvrC protein (InterPro:IPR001943); BEST Arabidopsis thaliana protein match is: bifunctional nuclease in basal defense response 1 (TAIR:AT1G75380.3); Has 886 Blast hits to 886 proteins in 308 species: Archae - 44; Bacteria - 551; Metazoa - 0; Fungi - 0; Plants - 105; Viruses - 0; Other Eukaryotes - 186 (source: NCBI BLink).) produces MRSLQAPVVCPSVRPRQLGVSALLVNCSVSKTRSLRKQFWGNQTKNDKSQAATVNLRLHLRRYKSIKCLFSSHSDGTGSTAENFNENDEDYVKSSVLEAVEVKSGPDGFMVKMKDGRQLRCVHNNPQGGNLPNYAPHSAIVLKMEDGTGLLLPIIVLEMPSVLLMAAMTNVQIARPTMYQVVKDMVDKMGYEVRLVRVTTRVHEAYFAELYLSKVGDKSDCVSFDLRPSDAINIAVRCKVPIQVNKYLAYSDGMRVIDSGKLSKQTPASDGLLFTELDRPNGQPCFDTKEFDLVRNMMQAVDEERYDEAAEWRDKLGKFQAKRKLRKYT; encoded by the exons ATGAGGTCGCTTCAAGCACCGGTTGTTTGCCCTAGTGTTCGTCCCAGACAATTGGGTGTCTCTGCTTTACTTGTCAACTGCTCTGTTTCGAAAACTAGGAGTCTCAGAAAACAATTCTGGGGTAACCAGACCAAAAATGACAAGTCTCAGGCTGCTACAGTGAATCTTCGTCTGCATCTTCGGAGGTATAAGAGTATCAAATGTCTTTTCAGCTCGCACTCTGATGGTACCGGAAGCACAGCAGAGAATTTCAACGAGAACGATGAGGATTATGTCAAGTCTAGTGTATTGGAAGCTG TTGAGGTAAAAAGTGGACCAGATGGTTTCATGGTGAAGATGAAGGATGGGAGGCAACTTCGATGTGTCCACAATAATCCTCAAGGAGGGAATCTTCCAAATTATGCTCCACATTCTGCAATTGTGCTGAAAATGGAAGATGGAACTGGTCTTCTTCTCCCCATTATCGTCT TGGAGATGCCTAGTGTGTTACTTATGGCAGCAATGACAAATGTTCAAATA GCAAGGCCCACTATGTATCAAGTGGTGAAGGACATGGTAGACAAAATGGGTTATGAG GTTAGGCTTGTTAGAGTTACCACAAGAGTTCACGAGGCATATTTCGCAGAGTTATACCTTTCAAAG GTGGGGGATAAGTCGGATTGTGTCAGCTTCGATCTTCGTCCTTCTGATGCAATTAATATAGCTGTTAGATGCAAG GTACCTATTCAAGTCAACAAGTATCTAGCTTATAGTGATGGAATGAGAGTCATCGATTCCGGAAAGCTATCAAAGCAAACACCTGCTTCTGATGGTTTATTGTTTACTGAACTAGACCG GCCAAATGGTCAGCCTTGTTTTGATACAAAAGAGTTCGATCTAGTAAGGAACATGATGCAAGCTGTTGATGAAGAACGGTATGATGAAGCCG CTGAGTGGAGAGACAAGCTTGGCAAGTTTCAGGCAAAACGCAAATTAAGGAAATACACATGA
- a CDS encoding Wound-responsive family protein, with the protein MRSLQAPVVCPSVRPRQLGVSALLVNCSVSKTRSLRKQFWGNQTKNDKSQAATVNLRLHLRRYKSIKCLFSSHSDGTGSTAENFNENDEDYVKSSVLEAVEVKSGPDGFMVKMKDGRQLRCVHNNPQGGNLPNYAPHSAIVLKMEDGTGLLLPIIVLEMPSVLLMAAMTNVQIARPTMYQVVKDMVDKMGYEVRLVRVTTRVHEAYFAELYLSKVGDKSDCVSFDLRPSDAINIAVRCKVPIQVNKYLAYSDGMRVIDSGKLSKQTPASDGLLFTELDRPNGQPCFDTKEFDLVRNMMQAVDEERYDEAGKLSLSHPPYLVVILVLINY; encoded by the exons ATGAGGTCGCTTCAAGCACCGGTTGTTTGCCCTAGTGTTCGTCCCAGACAATTGGGTGTCTCTGCTTTACTTGTCAACTGCTCTGTTTCGAAAACTAGGAGTCTCAGAAAACAATTCTGGGGTAACCAGACCAAAAATGACAAGTCTCAGGCTGCTACAGTGAATCTTCGTCTGCATCTTCGGAGGTATAAGAGTATCAAATGTCTTTTCAGCTCGCACTCTGATGGTACCGGAAGCACAGCAGAGAATTTCAACGAGAACGATGAGGATTATGTCAAGTCTAGTGTATTGGAAGCTG TTGAGGTAAAAAGTGGACCAGATGGTTTCATGGTGAAGATGAAGGATGGGAGGCAACTTCGATGTGTCCACAATAATCCTCAAGGAGGGAATCTTCCAAATTATGCTCCACATTCTGCAATTGTGCTGAAAATGGAAGATGGAACTGGTCTTCTTCTCCCCATTATCGTCT TGGAGATGCCTAGTGTGTTACTTATGGCAGCAATGACAAATGTTCAAATA GCAAGGCCCACTATGTATCAAGTGGTGAAGGACATGGTAGACAAAATGGGTTATGAG GTTAGGCTTGTTAGAGTTACCACAAGAGTTCACGAGGCATATTTCGCAGAGTTATACCTTTCAAAG GTGGGGGATAAGTCGGATTGTGTCAGCTTCGATCTTCGTCCTTCTGATGCAATTAATATAGCTGTTAGATGCAAG GTACCTATTCAAGTCAACAAGTATCTAGCTTATAGTGATGGAATGAGAGTCATCGATTCCGGAAAGCTATCAAAGCAAACACCTGCTTCTGATGGTTTATTGTTTACTGAACTAGACCG GCCAAATGGTCAGCCTTGTTTTGATACAAAAGAGTTCGATCTAGTAAGGAACATGATGCAAGCTGTTGATGAAGAACGGTATGATGAAGCCGGTAAGCTTAGTCTCTCTCACCCTCCCTATTTGGTAGTGATCTTGGTCCTGATCAACTACTAG
- the CLH1 gene encoding chlorophyllase 1 (chlorophyllase 1 (CLH1); FUNCTIONS IN: chlorophyllase activity; INVOLVED IN: response to jasmonic acid stimulus, chlorophyll catabolic process, jasmonic acid mediated signaling pathway, response to stress; LOCATED IN: vacuole; EXPRESSED IN: 21 plant structures; EXPRESSED DURING: 14 growth stages; CONTAINS InterPro DOMAIN/s: Chlorophyllase-like (InterPro:IPR010821), Chlorophyllase, chloroplast (InterPro:IPR017395); BEST Arabidopsis thaliana protein match is: chlorophyllase 2 (TAIR:AT5G43860.1); Has 196 Blast hits to 192 proteins in 66 species: Archae - 2; Bacteria - 62; Metazoa - 6; Fungi - 0; Plants - 116; Viruses - 0; Other Eukaryotes - 10 (source: NCBI BLink).): MAAIEDSPTFSSVVTPAAFEIGSLPTTEIPVDPVENDSTAPPKPVRITCPTVAGTYPVVLFFHGFYLRNYFYSDVLNHIASHGYILVAPQLCKLLPPGGQVEVDDAGSVINWASENLKAHLPTSVNANGKYTSLVGHSRGGKTAFAVALGHAATLDPSITFSALIGIDPVAGTNKYIRTDPHILTYKPESFELDIPVAVVGTGLGPKWNNVMPPCAPTDLNHEEFYKECKATKAHFVAADYGHMDMLDDDLPGFVGFMAGCMCKNGQRKKSEMRSFVGGIVVAFLKYSLWGEKAEIRLIVKDPSVSPAKLDPSPELEEASGIFV; this comes from the exons ATGGCGGCGATAGAGGACAGTCCAACGTTTTCCTCTGTGGTAACTCCGGCGGCTTTTGAGATAGGCAGCCTCCCGACAACCGAGATACCGGTGGATCCGGTGGAAAATGATTCAACAGCACCGCCAAAACCGGTGAGAATCACCTGTCCAACAGTCGCCGGAACTTATCCCGTCGTTTTATTCTTCCATGGCTTTTATCTTCGCAACTACTTCTACTCTGACGTTCTTAACCACATCGCTTCGCATGGTTACATTCTTGTAGCCCCACAG TTGTGCAAATTATTGCCGCCGGGAGGGCAAGTGGAAGTGGACGATGCTGGAAGTGTGATAAACTGGGCATCGGAAAACCTCAAAGCTCACCTACCAACTTCGGTAAATGCTAATGGAAAATACACCTCACTCGTGGGCCACAGCCGCGGTGGGAAAACGGCGTTTGCGGTTGCGCTAGGCCATGCCGCAACATTAGACCCATCCATCACGTTTTCAGCTCTAATAGGAATTGATCCAGTCGCAGGAACTAACAAATACATTAGAACCGATCCGCATATCTTAACGTATAAACCGGAATCTTTCGAGCTGGACATACCGGTTGCAGTGGTGGGAACCGGACTCGGACCGAAGTGGAACAACGTGATGCCACCATGCGCACCAACGGACTTAAACCATGAGGAGTTTTACAAAGAGTGTAAGGCGACGAAAGCCCATTTCGTGGCTGCGGATTACGGACATATGGATATGTTGGACGATGATTTGCCCGGTTTTGTTGGGTTTATGGCCGGTTGTATGTGTAAGAATGGGCAAAGAAAAAAGTCTGAGATGAGGAGCTTTGTAGGTGGAATTGTGGTTGCGTTTCTCAAGTATAGTTTGTGGGGTGAAAAAGCGGAGATTCGATTGATTGTGAAGGATCCTTCCGTTTCTCCGGCCAAGCTTGATCCTTCACCTGAGTTGGAAGAAGCTTCTGGTATCTTCGTCTAG